The sequence ggaaTGTAtgaaggggctcagggaagggggttggggcgcaggagggggttcagggcagggatgcaggaggggtgcggactgcggggggcagctcagggcagggagttggggtgcagggggcagcagggggctcagggcagggagttgggggtgcaggaagggtgacgggtgcaggcagggagttgggagggtggggtgcaggaggggttcagggtgcaggctcctgcccggcgccgcttacctaaagtggctctggggtggcagcggcgtgcaccagggccagggcaggctccctgcctccctgccctggccccactctgcgccgctccaggaagcagccggaaCCACGTACCTGCatggctcctgggggaggggagggcacagggctccgtgcactgcccttgccatgcctccacgtacctcccccgaagctccgattggccacggttccccgttcccggccaatgggagctgcggggggggtggtgcctggaggcaagggcaatgcatggagccctctgcctgcccccggggccccagggatgtggtgccagccgcttctgagaAAGGCACGGGGCCTGTGGtaccacggggggcaatcccatgggccagatccaaagccctgaggggccggatccagcccgtgtgctatagtttgcccacccttatTAAGTCAGGCAGACTCCATAAGacacctggaaccaattaagaacTGATTAGAAGCAATCAAGGGAAATGGGCTAATCAGATCCCCTGAAGGCCATTCAGAACCAGCTGGGACTAGTTTAAAAGGAAGCTCCTTCAGGGAGGCCAGCTGGTAGGAGCTGGGAGTAAgaaggtgtgttgtgggaagaCTGGGAGAAAGAAGATGTGCAGTGAAAGACCCGGGAGGACAAGCATGGTCAGGCACCAAGCAGGGTGCTAGGAGGGGCCgtttggggaagtagcccagggaagggcTATAGCTCCGGTAGTATAGGAAAATTGCCTGTTGCCGGTGTGATTTAAGGTCCCTAGGCTGGAACCCGGAgaagagggcgggcctgggtttcccccaaCCCTCCTCACACTGCTACAAAAACACTCCCGGAGAAGGAAGACTGGGGCTAAAGAGGGCTCTTACACCAAACCCATTGACTGGCCAATGATGAAGGTGAATCAGTAAGCTGTAACCCTTGCCtctaggaggggagagaggctaCACTGAGGGGCAGAGCAAACCTCTGAGGCAAGCCCTAACTGCTCGGAAGCACAGGACTCCCTGAGGCAAAGCTGGAGCTCTGCTACACTATGTAAATCAGAAGAGGGTAAAATAAACTGCCTAGTAGAATGGCCTGGGCAGATCAAATAACTTCTCTTGTTGAATGGCAGGAAATCCTGTCCAGTGCTCCACACAATACTTTTTTCCAGGGTTCTAGGATTGTTTGGATGGCAGCCCTACAGAGACAGTAGCTGCCAATTCCCAGCTCTCTAGAATCATTACTACGTTAGTCTGGTGAAAAATGTGGTCTGAAGTGAAAGAAAAAGCTAATTATGGGCCAACTTCTGCTCCACgcaaccccactgaaatccataCAGTTGCATGGGTGTAAACAGACAGGAGAATTTGGCTGCATGGTGTTAAAGGAAGCATGGAATGTCCTCTAGTTACATGTTTTGTAAAGCGCCTAGTACAATAGGGCTGCAGTTTCTGATTGGGGCCCCTGGAtgctgccacaatacaaataaataataatggtgaTTGATAAAATAAGCCGGTGTATTGTGAAAGTCAAAAATATATAATTGCATAAGGTTACAAAATATGGATTAGTGTTAactctttgtattttgtgtttaataatttcctttatttttttccagatcacCCTATTTTTTATTGGAAGAACAAGGCCCCGGGGTAGAGGCAAAAATGTACAAAATGCCCATTTGCGTGCTACAGCTAAGCAGGGTGGTGATGAACCACAAGCTCTGGGCTGTGTTTATCATCACCTTTAAGTTCATGTCCTTTGTCTCCATAATGTTCTACTGGAGAATCACTGAGGATGCCAAAAGCAAGAGTCTGCTGTATGGCTTGCCTCTGGAAGTCAAATGTCCTCAATCTGtgccttctcctcccccagctgtATCTGGCAGGCCACCTCCACCGCCTGGGGATATATTTTTTGTGGAAACCTCAGATAGAACCAACCCAAGTTTTCTCTTTATGTGCTCTGTTGAATCAGCAGCCAGGGCTCACCCTGAGACCAAAATAGTCATCCTTATGAAGGGGTTGGCAAACAGAAATTTCACTCTGCCAAAACACTGGGGCTTCTCTCTGCTGAGCTGCTTCCCCAATGTGGAAATCCGCCCACTGGACTTGAATGACCTTTTCTCTGGTACCCCTCTAGCTGACTGGTATTCGGTGGCCCAGCACAGATGGGAGCCTTATTTCTTACCCATACTTTCTGATGCCTGTAGAATTGCTATCATGTGGAAATTTGGGGGTATCTACTTAGACACAGACTTCATAGTCCTTAAGAACTTAAAGAACCTCACCAATGTGCTTGGAACACAGTCCAAATATGTATTGAATGGGGCTTTTCTCTCGTTTGAAGCCAAACACAAGTTCATAGAGCTTTGCATGCAGGACTATGTGGATAATTACAACGGCTGGATCTGGGGGCACCAGGGCCCACAGCTTTTAACCCGTGTTTTCAAAAAATGGTGCTCCATCAGGAGTCTCCGGAGCAGTAAAAGCTGTAAAGGAGTCAGTACTCTTCCCAGAGAAGCCTTTTATCCCATCCGCTGGCAGGACTGGAAGAAATACTTTGAAGTGGTCAGCTCTTCAGAGCTTCACAGACTCTTCAAGAACACCTATGCGGTGCATATTTGGAATAAAAAGAGTCAAGGAACAAGATTTGAGATCACCTCAAAAGCTTTGCTGGCTCAGCTGCATTCCCACTACTGCCCTTCAACATACGGGATAATGAAGAAGTATTTTTGAAAGGAATTGATTGACCCACCTGTCACCTAACTGAACAAAGGAAGTAGCCAAAACTGTTCAGCCTTCTGAGcaaaaatatacatttgaaaGTACTTATATCTCTGTGAAACATCAAGCACCAGGCAGTGTGATGTAGTGAAATTCAAAGATAAATGTAGGGCAGGGTGAATGTAGGTTGAACACAGGAGTTAACTAAAGACTGAGCAGTGCTTACCTcgttttccttcctttccttacacCTGGGTCCCTTTACACTACTCTGGCTGTGTAAAGGGACCTTAAGACGGGAGTAAATGTTACAACACTCTGTCAGCATAAAGAGGTCTTAAAGTGAGAGTAAATGGTCTTTATTCTGCCAACAGGGCGTAAAGAGGCCTTAGTATAAATGAAAAGCTGGACCCAGTTCACAAGAATCAACCAGTGAACTCCCAAATATCTCCAAAGAAATAAAGTGAGGGAAGTAGAGGGAAGATGAATTGAGGAAGGAGTTAAAGGGAGGATCAGAAAAGGCAGCAAGGGAAGAGAATAAGGAAGATGAGAGAAGAAGgaaagggaaggtttttttttaaaaaaaaaacaaccttttttttctttttccttactgCAGAAACCAGTGGCCGAAAGGAACTTCCACATGTTCCAGCTTTTATTTTACAAAGCTTTAATTGGACACTTCTGTGTTTACAAGGAGCCATGTGCTGTATAGTCCTTGCTCAGTTCTTAATGGGGCAAATTCCCATTGTCTCCAACGTGAGGTTTGACTGGGGAAGGAATTCAGGGTTTGTCcaaaggtttggttttttgtttttttttttaaattaaaacttctAAGCAGCCATGGGACAAACTTTATTTTAGACTATGGTCAGAATTAATATGCTATGAAGAGGCAAGTGATGAATGTCCAAATCATGTCCTTACTTTCTTCTGATTGGAGAGCTATAAAATATCACTTCCTTTTATTGGAATGATCTGGGTTTATGTGTGTACAcccactgcagtatctgagcaactATTAATcattttattctcacaacaccacGGGAAGGCAGGGAAGTACCACtctcttattttacagatggagaactgagacagagagattaaggatgggagttagttgcctaaatatctctgaggatctgggcctaagctccttgcccaagatcacataggaaATACATGGTAGAACTGGGAGTTGAACCTAGATTTTTCTGAACCTCACTTTAGCACCAGAACTGAAAGGCCATGCTTCTTACGCTTTCAAATCTTCTGTGACATTCTGCTGCTATTTCTGGCACAGAAAGTAGCCTGGAAGTGCAGGGGTCTTCTTTGATTCCCTGAATAAATGCTACTGAAAGCATCAGTGGCTCTGACTCTTCCTAACTGATGCGTGGGGCAGGGAAAGACAGTTTATGTTGTGGAAAAAGTTGTCTTTGCAGACTCCCAGCACTGGGATGAGCCCAAGGAGAGACCATGAAAGTTCTGGGACTTTTTATCTTGACAGGAAATTCCAGTTTTCATAAACTCAGTGTAAAATAAATGATgaattctgaatttcctttctTACACAACAGATTGTAGCTGTGTGCTGTTACTAATGGGGTCATGTAAGCATTACAACATCAGTGAACTATCTGCTCTGTATGAAGGCAGAGATGAGCTGCCAACAGACCTGTCAGGGGAAGCGTAGCAGTGATGGAGGGCAATGAATGGGATGGCTTTTGCAACATTAAAGGTACTTGTCACTGAAAGGGTCAGGTAGAATAAAGTGGTGATATACTTTGGTGGAAAGGagggggaagcactgggtgggagaGAAATTTTACTGCTCCATCTCCCAGCTTTCGAGCCTTCATTTgaagcttctgctgctgccaccacaggGCACCTCTCCTGTCCTTGATTCACCACCCTCCCACCTGGCTGTCTCCAATCTTGAGACCTGACTTTGCAAAAGACTGAACATCTCCtgtgaagtgaatgggagctgaAAAAAATTAGTCTCACAGgaggcattcagcaccttgcaggaatgGGCTCTTACTGGTTAAGTTAGATTCAACTGTAGCTTCCACAGTGGGGGGAAAACGTGCTGCCTGCCTCTGTCTTGACCACCACGTCTTCCTGCTCTTTGATTCAGCTGTGAGTCTATAGCATGATTTGGAGCACAGCTGAACCGACAAAGAAGCATCAGTAGCTATAAGGGAGGCAGGTTTCCAGCTAACACATCAGTCTCCGTGCACACGCACTCTAAAACAAGATGTATAGTAAGAGGGGTCACCCAGGGACACAGACATGTGGTGAGATGGGTTGTTATGGGCGAGTGGAGCATCATCCATCTCCTACCCTGTACTCCGTAAAGGAAACCATAgcactataaaatattttaaacacctTGTTTGAGCCTTAAACAGTTGGTTTTCTTATGAATAAAGATGGACTCAAGCTGTTAACTTCAGAGCTAAAAATAAGCTTGTCTGATGTTCAGGGACAGTGGCTGATTCAGTGCTCCATTTCATGAACATGACTAATGCTGAATCCTAATGGGATGGCATCATCTGGCACTTCTGGAAAACTGCTCTAAGTCATGATCCCACCAACACTGCTGACTGCTCTGGCTCTATCTGACCTTCAAGTCTGCAGCTGCTTCAGGGCTTTTTCTGTTTCTCAGCTCAAACACAAGCAAGCACGGATTTGCTCAGCTAAGTGAAGGAAATGTGTAAAACAAAAGACAGCCTGAAGCATAGTAGGACAAAATCTCTTTATTTCTTTCTCTCGGTTTACTTGCAACCACCCAAATAACAGAAACAGCAGAGCAAAAGAACCCTAACCTACTATGGAACTCATCCCCCTCCCTTCACAAGACTATGAGTAATCAGGTGTGGTTTATTTTCCCTCTAAACCTTAGGTCACATTCTTCATTTTACTCTCCTTCTGCTATATGTCCTACAGTCATTTTGGATCTTGTTGGTTTCCCCACAGTCCCCACCTGAGCACATCAAAATACAGAATAGACACTTTTCAAAACAAGTGTACTTACCAAAAACCAAAAATGTCGAAGAGCATAGGAACTGTGTTCCTACACAGACCATGGGTATCCTGTCTCCATCCACTGGAGCCAGTGTTGGCtatttcagaggaaggcaaactgTATACCCATTGTAACTTTGCAACACTATAGGCTGGGGATCTTCCTGAATATCTGAGACATTAGCATTGGTAgcccttgaatttttttttcagcttaTGTCAGTGCAGCTGCTATTCCTGTCTATATAAATTGATAGAAATGCAAGAAATTGCCAGGCTGGAAAAGATCCCTGGTCTGGGTAGTATGGTATCCTATTTCTGGTATTTCTCTTTTACTTGGCCTCAGTCCAGCTGAGCAATGAAATGTTAGCTGAGCCAGGGACAACCTAATGGTAAAGGCATAGACTTAATTTGGTCAGGCTGCATCACAAAGAGTGCACTTTATTTAGTCACACTCTTTGCCTCTGAATTTCATGTAAAATATAGCACTGCTTATGTGAAAAAAGTGCCTTTTCATATAATGGCCGATTTCTCTGCAACTCATGACCTGCGTAAAGAGCTTTGCACTAATCCCATGTTCTCTCCACTACTGTAAATAGAATAGAGGTCAGTTGTTAAATTGGGAGGAAGTCCCTCTGTCCTAGTAGAACATGGGAAGTTGGGTCAGTTGTGTCCTGCCAGATTAGCTTGCAGTATATTAGGAAAATTCTAAATTTAGGATTTGGGTGGAACATTGTTGATTTATGGCAGCTTAATATCAGGCTAAAGGAAGAGGCCGATCTAGTCTGCAGTGAAATGCTTAATAAAGGCCTTTGCAAATTAAGGCTCACGTGCCTTGAATATCTCCCTTCTGACTGCTGCCTTATTGGTCCTGATCATACATATAAAAGGGGTGCCCAGTGGAATTCAGATGTTTCATTTGCCTGGTGTTTCCTTCTCCATTTTGAGGAAAATCAATACAGCATCTCTCTCTCATCCATGCACGAGGAAACAGACTTGAGCATGTACTGGTTGTATTTGAGTCACTTGCCCCGATGGTCCCACCTCAAGGGTTAAATAGTagatctggtttaaaaaaaaaaaatggatagaATACTTTTCTGTCACAATGCAGTTTTGACtaaatcaaaactttttgcaggaacagagagatttttttttttttacttttgcaaTGGgtaaaagtcaaaacattttgtgttcagagtaattttgattgatttttgtttggcttttggtATTCTATTAAAATACATGTATGTAATGATTTAATATGGTATAAAAGTCACAACAAAATGAATTGAAATGAcactttttgaaatgaaatgtttttacattgatgaaatatttcaaagctattgaaattaaatgtttagatggtcccatcttgatttttttttttcctcttaattttTGGTTCACAAGAAATTAcaaaattttggctttttattCTGgtttggaacaatttt is a genomic window of Natator depressus isolate rNatDep1 chromosome 1, rNatDep2.hap1, whole genome shotgun sequence containing:
- the A4GALT gene encoding lactosylceramide 4-alpha-galactosyltransferase, with translation MYKMPICVLQLSRVVMNHKLWAVFIITFKFMSFVSIMFYWRITEDAKSKSLLYGLPLEVKCPQSVPSPPPAVSGRPPPPPGDIFFVETSDRTNPSFLFMCSVESAARAHPETKIVILMKGLANRNFTLPKHWGFSLLSCFPNVEIRPLDLNDLFSGTPLADWYSVAQHRWEPYFLPILSDACRIAIMWKFGGIYLDTDFIVLKNLKNLTNVLGTQSKYVLNGAFLSFEAKHKFIELCMQDYVDNYNGWIWGHQGPQLLTRVFKKWCSIRSLRSSKSCKGVSTLPREAFYPIRWQDWKKYFEVVSSSELHRLFKNTYAVHIWNKKSQGTRFEITSKALLAQLHSHYCPSTYGIMKKYF